A segment of the Corylus avellana chromosome ca2, CavTom2PMs-1.0 genome:
TAGCCTGTTTTACTTACTTTATGTGCGTTTCTCATAATATCCTTTTTCATTTCCTCCCACGAGTGTCGGCTAAGGATCATGCCTCCTACCTCATTAGCGaaagttactagtttgaatctccatTCCCCTCTCTCCTTGAGGACAAAAAagtacttaccaaaaaaaattcctccCAAGAATGTTTTAAGATCATTGATATTCATGATGAAGCTTGCTTATGTTGATTGTTGAATGACTATAGTGGAGATTCTGTTGTTTTCATCAATATGTCAATGTATTCATTTTTGCTACAGACATCTGTGTTTCATTGCCTCAGGTCATAgactatataatatatatgagtacaacatttcttgtcatttcatGACTATTCAAATATCTGCTTCCTGGGGTGCATTTTATTGGATGTTTTGAGTAGAGTCTTTTCAGATGCTGAACTAACAGAATAGCTTTTCAGTCTTAAATAATCAGAATTCTCTCTTTGAAGTTGGTCCTTTTGTTATGATTCTATTGAGCTGAAAGTTGTCTGAACATTTTACCCAGACTTTGCGTGGGGGTGGGAAAGAACCCCCAAAATAGAAAGTTATTTTGtgggaaagaaacaaaaaagttaagagAGCAAAAGGGTTTGATGACAAGCTGTAGTTTTATTGAAGCAGTGAATGTGTATCATATATGTTCGAATAGAATTTCCTTCTGAACCAGAAGTTTTTGTGACATTTTGTTTGCTATATAATGAGTGATttatcattttctcttttatcttgCAACTATCTTTGTGCTGTACTTGACTAGGCTATGGTTGTATGCATATTTTGTGTATCAATATTTAGGAAGACAATGAGGTTCTGCATATCTTAGAAATTGGTATTTATACAGTAGTGTCCTGTTTATCTGTCTAGCATCAAGTGGATAGAAAAGATTCCAGGCTTTTGACAAAGGTGCCCAAAACCTGAAATATATGTATTTAACTACAACATTATACCTACCAATGACTTTGGAGCTTAATAATAGGTCTGAAGTTCTACCTACCATAAGTTGGGATTTACTAGATTATTAGGGATTATATGGCTACATGTGCAAGTTGAATCTTATCacttattcaaaattttcattttgcttATGCTTGGTGACATATCCATAAGGTGGATGTTTTGTGTTCCTTCTTGTAGAAAGGGGCTAGTTTTACCATAATCATAAGCTTGTCATCTTGCAAGCTTCTCTCAGCTTGATTATGTAGTTGATAATTGCATTGATACAAAGAAATATACCACTCTGTTACTATTTGTCTTCATTCACCCTTTTCACTTTCTTTGCTCTGATGCTCTGGATTTCCTTACATGCATGTTTGAGAATGCCGTTATTGATGGCCTAAATTGACCCCTAAAATTACAATGGTGGAGGCTTTGATATTTCCTCAAAATTCCAGTGTGTTAATCATCTGTGTAGGCCAGTATGTTTCTCTGCCAATGAGCATGTGTCAGTTCTTTCTAATCCATTCCGTAGAAACGCTGGAGGACCTTTGTTAATTTTTGGGATGGTTGATTGTTTACATCAAAGTATGGATCAAACCATCAAAATTCCAATGCAAAAATGTTTTGTTGTAAATGTGCATGTGCGCATGTTTATAATCGTTTTCACAGAGATGGCATGCATGATGGAATGTTGTCGCCCACCTGCCTCAATAAGTGGGTAGACCACCCAAAGACCTTTTTGAACATAAAGTTTCATAAAAGCTTTCTCATATTTGCTATCTGAATCTCACTCTTATTTTGTAAGTAGACAATTAGAAGCCACAATTATGGAGGGTGAGTTTAGAGTGAACTGACAAAGCAAGGGTGGGGGGAAATTGACCTAGGATTCGATTTATATAACAATGCAACTAAAACAGAAAATGAGTAGAGAGGTGTGCATGCTTATTCGTACTACATTACACGTTCGTCATCATTCTATATCGTCAACACCAATATTATGGGGAAAATAATACCCACTTATGTTGCAGAGGCTAAGCGCTAACATGCTAATACAATATGAAAACAGTGACAAGAAACACCTCAATGCCAATGTTAGGCTTCATTCACTTGCCTTTGTTTTTCCTATGTCCCAATCATAAAGAGTGATAAAAGCAGTGCATCAAATCAAGGAGAACATTGGGAAAAATCAGCCAAATTGGCTGGAAATTCCTTCCTATACACATTTAACTGCTTCTTTCGTATAGGTCAATGCTACCAACTTGGAGCCGTGAAGTTGATTGAATATCTCGAACCGCCAAAAACCTAAACCTGTTAAACATAACAATAATTTCAGTGAAGGACCGGAAGATGAACGTGTATTCAAACAGAGATTCACAGAAAAGATTTTACCTGAAAACATTGAATAGGTGCCCTGCTGATGTAATCTTAAATGTTCTACGCTGGAAACGGTCTTCAAAAATCTGAGAGGTTTGTTTATCCAAAAGGTGCCAACTCGATCCACCATCATTGCTTCCCTCAACAACCCTAAATAAGAAAACATTTGATGCTTGATAAGATCTGGATGCAAACAATGGGTAAAGACCTTCAAGGAACGATATATCTGAATATCTGAAGAAAGGAAAGCTACACTTATCCTATTCAGatgaaatttgtttttctttcttactGCTATTCAATAATGTTCTCATTATGCTACACTAAACACTATACACTAATCATTGCACCCTTAAAAGTACAAAGTCTAAAGAGGGTAGCGGAAGGGGCCCTTTAATTTCCGCAGCTATGAGATCCCTTCCACATAGAACATCCTCTGAAGGAAATGGTAGTGGTCCCAGAATGCGCCTGTGTTAGGGAATCATGATCTAAATacttgaagttgaagaaaatAAGCAGGACAAGTACTGTATTGATTTTAAACAGAGTAATTAGGCGGAATGGGGCATAAGAATTATCGTGCACATACATGCAAGCATGTGACTACCCTGCGATGAAGACTAGGGCAAAAACATATGCCCCCTGTTGCATGTTATGGTGACTGATGCAAGCCAGTAATTACGGGTATGACATAACAATTTGTTGTTAGATGTTCTCAGAAAACATACCAATCCATTGGATCCCTTTCTGGCGCATCATTGGCGGACATTATCTCATATGCTACAAGTTCGTGCATCCTGTTGTCCTTTACTTTATACATAATCCAACAACCtacaagattaaaaaaaaaaaaaacaaaacaaaacaaaaatctcataCACTACGATGTTTTATATGATCAGGAAAATGTAATAATTTGTTCTTTCTGTTCTCCAATGCAAAGGAAAAAAGTCTCTATCCTGCATTGGGTAATAATCtgttcttttgttcttcaagGAAAATGCTAACTTTTGGTGACCTCTATGACATTAACTGTATTGGTATGTGATCCCTGGGTTAACCATGACTGCCAGATATAGCAACTTGATAAGAGGCAGGACAAAATGCTGAAGGTGATCAGTAGGAAGCATTAAGCATTCCttctaaaaatcacaaaagGGAATTTTTACATAATCATTTACTACCTTTTGTTGCTTTGCTTGTGTTCATTTTAGTAGCAAGGCAACAATGGGTGACAATCTTTATTTGGTTCATAATACCTTTTGCACCATTAGGTTCTTCCCATTTAGAAGTTCGAATTCCATCAAAAGCTGATGTGGCCTGAAATTTGTGAAGGATGGAATCACATGGAGATGCATTTGAGGCGCATACTCTATATATTCTCAAATTAGTGAACAGATGAAACACACAagacaaggaaaaaagaacTCACAATTCCAAAAGGAAATTCCTCACCACTTGCAAGGACTGAACCGGAATGTATTCTGTTTGATTTCAGAAGGGGAAATGAAACTTCACCAAAGTTGTCGCATTTGTTAAGATTATGAACCATGTCATCTAAAGCATGCAACACAACAGGCAATGCTAAAGAGGTTTTAACAGGGTCACCAGCCAGACAAATGTCAACCTTCCCATCAGGGTCCCCCATACTCTTCAGTGAAAGAGCATCGAGTAGCTCGGCAAAAGAAGGCAGTAACTGATGCACAAAAGGTGAATCTATGGAGGCCTTCCTCGTTTTAAAAGGTGAGTTCTTGACATCCATGATAATTCCTTTAAAATTCTCGAGCGCGCTAATAGCTTTAGCCTTGGCATGTTCTTCCTTAACAAACTGAGAAAGGACAGGATGAAATGCATTGTAAATCCTTGTCACATGCTCATCTATGCATATCCGAACTGGACAAGAAGAACAAGTTAGAGAATCAGAGCCAAATTCCAGTCTTAACTTGCGCCATTCTTTGTCCCCACTTTGTCTTCCAGGTAATGAGATTGAGCCATCATCTGTAGAATGTAAATCTCTCTCAAGTACTTCTCTTTCCTTCTTGTCACGGTCGTCAAGTTCAGAAAGCACCTGAGAAGTAAAACCTCTTCTACATTCTTGTGTTATAGTAGTAAGGACAGCTGACATGGCAGGCTCTGTAGTAATGTTTCGTCGGGACAGAACCTATGAATTTAGACAATTCTTCCTCGTCAACAACTCAACCTGAtagcgtgtgtgtgtgtaagggaagagaattttttttatataaaaagaattGTGTTCATGAAAATCTAGATGATGAAAAAGCCACTACTATTTTTATGATTACCTCATGCCACTTCCTTGTGTAGCGTTTGGTAACATCATAAACTCCATCTTTTGCAATGGCTATTGCATAATTTAATTTCTTACTCCACCTACAAGAAAAGATGGGTATGAATAAAGAAGGAACATAACAGTTCGTCCAGTATCACAACACAGGATGAAAGAAGTAATTTGACTTGGGAAAATTCAAAATACCCCTTTTCATATAACAATGGTATGTCATATACTCCTTCACAAGGATCAAGATGCATCCACCTGCAGAATCATAGGTGTCAGAATACATCCACTAGAATACTTAATATTTCTCATGCTcctaaagaagaaaataaagagcAGCTATTTGTGAATTAAATCCACCTTCCTAAAACTTGTGAGAAGCACTCGGTCCAAACATGATCAGTAAAATCCAagatctgaaaaaaaaaatgatattagcATGAACAAAGCTTATATTTTCTCAAGCGTCCAGTTCTTCCATaaaccaaataattaaaagtcCCATCATGCTTCCTCTTCCAATTAGTGTTCACAGTGCTAAAACAtgcagacacacacacacacacacacacatacacacacccatccacacacccacacacacacacacactgcctaaacattttcaaaatcacGCAGTCCAAACATTGTATTGTAGAAATATCCAAATCATTGATATCATGGTCCTGTATGCATTATCAATATTCTCAGCCTCTCAGGTAAGTGTTTGATGTGAGACAGTGTGTGATCAATTATCTGATTATTATATCGATGTCGTTTCTGTACAACACATGCATGTCAGGTCCTAACTATTTTGAGTGaagaatttgtgattttttctcCCATCGATTATGGGTCATACTATATACTAGAAAATAATTCACCATTCCAAAAAACGTGGATTTTCATTTCGATATGCCCACTGCACCCCCACAAAAAGGAGAACGTAAATTTTAGTACAAATCTGCATTCTAAGTTGTTACTATATTAACATACTGGCAGATGACTAACCAGACGAGATTCATAGCCAAAAGCTCGACAGTAAAGTGTAAAACAATTGGCCCACTCCCCACATCGCCCCCTTTTTGTTTCCAGAAGCTGCATATAGGAAAGGGAGAGAGGatgaaaaatttatgaaataccAAATAAACT
Coding sequences within it:
- the LOC132168411 gene encoding peptide-N(4)-(N-acetyl-beta-glucosaminyl)asparagine amidase isoform X1, translated to MVARKFQVRHSDHDFDVDYDTDDGFEVFKFQLFSLTSILPEEQKIVSVDDNRVLSDDSDLISISEKLRVVSINDEVQEHRGTESASNSVRNDSQSLMSDEELARMLQAEEEALLFQQYVAAEDNGEFERKIRPYVDQVRMYEDPVRQEAARKTVPVEELEEKALVSLAKEGNFNPSKIEQDHAFLLQLLFWFKKSFRWVDVPPCDGCGSKTIHHGMGPPLSSETQYGASRVELYLCSFCSRITRFPRYNDVLKLLETKRGRCGEWANCFTLYCRAFGYESRLILDFTDHVWTECFSQVLGRWMHLDPCEGVYDIPLLYEKGWSKKLNYAIAIAKDGVYDVTKRYTRKWHEVLSRRNITTEPAMSAVLTTITQECRRGFTSQVLSELDDRDKKEREVLERDLHSTDDGSISLPGRQSGDKEWRKLRLEFGSDSLTCSSCPVRICIDEHVTRIYNAFHPVLSQFVKEEHAKAKAISALENFKGIIMDVKNSPFKTRKASIDSPFVHQLLPSFAELLDALSLKSMGDPDGKVDICLAGDPVKTSLALPVVLHALDDMVHNLNKCDNFGEVSFPLLKSNRIHSGSVLASGEEFPFGIATSAFDGIRTSKWEEPNGAKGCWIMYKVKDNRMHELVAYEIMSANDAPERDPMDWVVEGSNDGGSSWHLLDKQTSQIFEDRFQRRTFKITSAGHLFNVFRFRFLAVRDIQSTSRLQVGSIDLYERSS
- the LOC132168411 gene encoding peptide-N(4)-(N-acetyl-beta-glucosaminyl)asparagine amidase isoform X2 — encoded protein: MVARKFQVRHSDHDFDVDYDTDDGFEVFKFQLFSLTSILPEEQKIVSVDDNRVLSDDSDLISISEKLRVVSINDEVQEHRGTESASNSVRNDSQSLMSDEELARMLQAEEEALLFQQYVAAEDNGEFERKIRPYVDQVRMYEDPVRQEAARKTVPVEELEEKALVSLAKEGNFNPSKIEQDHAFLLQLLFWFKKSFRWVDVPPCDGCGSKTIHHGMGPPLSSETQYGASRVELYLCSFCSRITRFPRYNDVLKLLETKRGRCGEWANCFTLYCRAFGYESRLILDFTDHVWTECFSQVLGRWMHLDPCEGVYDIPLLYEKGWSKKLNYAIAIAKDGVYDVTKRYTRKWHEVLSRRNITTEPAMSAVLTTITQECRRGFTSQVLSELDDRDKKEREVLERDLHSTDDGSISLPGRQSGDKEWRKLRLEFGSDSLTCSSCPVRICIDEHVTRIYNAFHPVLSQFVKEEHAKAKAISALENFKGIIMDVKNSPFKTRKASIDSPFVHQLLPSFAELLDALSLKSMGDPDGKVDICLAGDPVKTSLALPVVLHALDDMVHNLNKCDNFGEVSFPLLKSNRIHSGSVLASGEEFPFGIATSAFDGIRTSKWEEPNGAKGCWIMYKVKDNRMHELVAYEIMSANDAPERDPMDWRILGPLPFPSEDVLCGRDLIAAEIKGPLPLPSLDFVLLRVQ